From the Maioricimonas rarisocia genome, one window contains:
- the rplO gene encoding 50S ribosomal protein L15 → MILDDVHRGIQKNRKRKRVGRGIGSGHGKTCGRGHKGYGSRSGSSRRPGFVGGTMPLFRMIAKRGFNNAAFADKVLAINVSVLEEKFTDGDVVSPETLAQCGLAKGRFDSIKILGNGELKKKLTVQAHRFSRSAEEKITAAGGSIERLL, encoded by the coding sequence ATGATCCTCGATGACGTACACCGCGGAATACAGAAGAACCGCAAGCGCAAACGCGTTGGTCGCGGCATCGGATCCGGACACGGCAAGACCTGCGGACGTGGACACAAGGGCTACGGCAGCCGCTCCGGCTCGTCGCGTCGGCCCGGCTTCGTCGGCGGCACCATGCCTCTGTTCCGCATGATCGCCAAACGGGGCTTCAACAACGCCGCATTTGCGGATAAAGTCCTCGCCATCAACGTGTCCGTGCTTGAAGAGAAGTTTACCGATGGCGACGTCGTCAGCCCGGAAACCCTCGCCCAGTGCGGTCTCGCCAAGGGACGCTTCGACTCCATCAAGATCCTCGGCAACGGTGAACTGAAGAAGAAGCTCACCGTCCAGGCACACCGCTTCTCTCGCTCCGCCGAAGAGAAGATCACGGCCGCCGGGGGTTCCATCGAACGGCTCCTGTAG
- the rpsM gene encoding 30S ribosomal protein S13: MPRVLGVDIPNDKPTYISLQYLHGIGEAKAIEICRRLDLDTHRRARELTDDDIQRINSALDNEYVVEGQLRRQTQENISRLKSIASYRGIRHRRSLPLRGQNTQTNARTRKGSKKTVAGKKGVKDMRH, from the coding sequence ATGCCTCGTGTTCTGGGTGTTGACATTCCCAACGACAAGCCGACCTACATTTCCCTGCAGTATCTGCATGGGATCGGCGAAGCGAAGGCGATTGAAATCTGCCGCCGCCTCGACCTCGATACCCATCGTCGTGCCCGTGAGCTGACCGACGATGACATCCAGCGGATCAACAGTGCCCTCGACAACGAGTACGTCGTCGAAGGACAGCTCCGCCGGCAGACGCAGGAGAATATCTCCCGTCTGAAGAGCATCGCCAGCTACCGTGGCATCCGGCACCGCCGCAGCCTCCCGCTTCGCGGACAGAATACACAGACAAACGCCCGGACCCGCAAAGGCAGCAAGAAGACGGTTGCCGGTAAGAAGGGCGTCAAGGACATGCGGCACTGA
- the rplF gene encoding 50S ribosomal protein L6 yields MSRIGKKPVEIAAGVEIAINGNDIRVKGPNGELTFRHHPRMSVKWDEESRNVVVERPSDASEDRALHGLTRAIINNMVQGVQKPFEKKLEIVGVGYNASINGKELALQVGFANTVKLPIPELVDCQLPSPTQIHLKSIDKHQVGQFAANIRQVRPPEPYKGKGIRYSDEQVRRKAGKAFAGG; encoded by the coding sequence ATGTCCAGAATCGGTAAAAAACCCGTCGAAATCGCCGCCGGTGTCGAGATTGCCATCAACGGCAACGACATCCGCGTGAAGGGACCGAACGGCGAACTGACGTTCAGGCATCATCCCCGCATGAGCGTCAAATGGGACGAAGAGTCCCGGAACGTCGTCGTCGAACGTCCGTCCGATGCCTCCGAAGACCGCGCTCTGCATGGTCTGACCCGCGCCATCATCAACAACATGGTGCAGGGCGTGCAGAAGCCGTTCGAAAAGAAGCTCGAGATCGTCGGCGTCGGCTACAACGCGTCGATCAACGGCAAGGAACTCGCTCTGCAGGTCGGCTTCGCCAACACGGTCAAGCTCCCGATCCCCGAGCTCGTCGACTGCCAGCTGCCGTCGCCGACACAGATCCACCTCAAGAGCATCGACAAGCACCAGGTCGGACAGTTCGCCGCGAACATCCGGCAGGTCCGTCCGCCCGAACCCTACAAGGGTAAAGGGATCCGGTACTCCGACGAGCAGGTCCGCCGCAAGGCTGGTAAGGCCTTCGCCGGTGGTTGA
- the map gene encoding type I methionyl aminopeptidase translates to MITLKSRREIRLMRDAGQLVAQAHRIVRDRIAPGVTTGELDAAVEAFFNEEGATPLFKGVPGTVPFPAVTCMSVNEQIVHGIPGDYVLQEGDLLSVDTGCRINGWCGDAAWTYRIGQLDDEKTRLADVGAASIDIVRNGLEKHQKWSQVAAELMALVDEAGFSLVRDFVGHGIGREMHEAPQVPNYFDKRLRHTDFEIRPGLVLAIEPMINAGSYKFRVLDDHWTAVTVDGRPSVHFEHTFAVTANGVELLTEGVGESD, encoded by the coding sequence GTGATCACCCTCAAAAGCCGTCGCGAAATCCGCCTGATGCGGGACGCCGGGCAACTCGTCGCCCAAGCCCACCGTATTGTCCGCGACCGGATTGCGCCCGGCGTGACGACCGGCGAACTCGACGCAGCCGTCGAGGCGTTCTTCAACGAAGAAGGTGCCACGCCGCTGTTCAAGGGTGTTCCGGGGACCGTCCCTTTCCCCGCGGTCACCTGCATGAGCGTCAACGAACAGATCGTGCACGGCATCCCCGGCGACTACGTGCTTCAGGAAGGCGACCTCCTCAGCGTCGATACCGGCTGCCGAATCAACGGCTGGTGCGGCGACGCCGCCTGGACCTACCGGATCGGACAGCTCGACGACGAGAAGACCCGCCTGGCCGATGTCGGTGCCGCCTCGATCGACATCGTCCGCAACGGTCTGGAGAAACACCAGAAGTGGTCCCAGGTGGCTGCCGAGCTGATGGCCCTGGTTGACGAGGCCGGTTTCTCGCTGGTCCGTGATTTTGTCGGCCACGGCATCGGCCGCGAGATGCACGAAGCCCCCCAGGTTCCCAACTACTTCGACAAGCGCCTGCGTCACACCGATTTCGAGATCCGGCCCGGCCTGGTACTCGCCATCGAACCCATGATCAACGCCGGCAGCTACAAGTTTCGTGTTCTCGATGACCACTGGACAGCCGTCACGGTCGACGGCCGCCCCAGCGTGCACTTCGAACACACCTTTGCGGTCACGGCCAACGGCGTCGAACTGCTCACGGAGGGCGTGGGGGAGTCCGACTGA
- the rpsC gene encoding 30S ribosomal protein S3 yields the protein MGQKTRPTGFRIGVVEDWRSRWYAPKREFGSLLVEDQKIRRFIKAEYRSAAIERVEIERTRDSVVVLLHTARPGIVIGRKGQEIDRLKGRLEDLTGRRMEVKIVEVNNAYRSATLVAEDIAQQLQKRGSFRRAVKRTLDQVMEAGVHGVKIELSGRLGGAEMSRKEKASRGSIPLSTLRRHVDYGFAVAKTGQGIIGVKVWVDLGDYADEESGDGTHAKAGQTPQKPKRSHKR from the coding sequence ATGGGGCAGAAGACGCGACCGACCGGGTTTCGCATCGGCGTCGTCGAAGACTGGCGCAGCCGCTGGTACGCGCCCAAGCGGGAGTTCGGCTCCCTGCTCGTCGAAGATCAGAAGATCCGGCGGTTCATCAAGGCCGAGTACCGGTCCGCCGCCATCGAACGTGTCGAGATTGAACGGACCCGCGACTCCGTGGTCGTGCTCCTGCACACCGCCCGTCCCGGGATCGTCATCGGCCGCAAAGGCCAGGAAATCGACCGCCTCAAGGGGCGTCTCGAAGACCTGACCGGACGGCGGATGGAAGTCAAGATCGTCGAAGTGAACAACGCGTATCGCAGTGCGACCCTCGTGGCCGAGGATATCGCACAGCAGCTCCAGAAACGTGGCAGCTTCCGTCGGGCCGTCAAGCGGACGCTTGATCAGGTCATGGAAGCCGGCGTGCACGGAGTTAAGATCGAACTGTCTGGCCGCCTTGGCGGTGCCGAAATGTCGCGGAAAGAGAAGGCCAGCCGCGGCTCCATTCCGTTGTCCACCCTTCGCCGTCACGTCGACTACGGCTTCGCAGTCGCCAAGACCGGCCAGGGGATCATCGGAGTGAAGGTGTGGGTTGACTTAGGGGACTACGCAGACGAGGAGAGCGGCGATGGCACTCATGCCAAAGCGGGTCAAACACCGCAAAAGCCAAAGAGGTCGCATAAAAGGTAG
- a CDS encoding DNA-directed RNA polymerase subunit alpha, whose amino-acid sequence MRIRWRNLELPSRVIPAGEQTYSYGAFVAEPFERGFGHTIANSLRRILLSSLEGSAVTRVKIAGVQHEFTTIPGVVEDVTDICLNLKSLVVKNVSTTSKTLRIEKHERGVVTGADVITDDQVEVINKDLIIATMTDDVPLSMELTVENGRGYVPASEQYEKMPELGAIPLDAAFSPVTRVRYKVEDTRVGQRTNYDKLTLEIWTNGTVSPEMAMVEAAKILRKHLNPFINYREPGPELPPEAGLKGMLEATGYAPIDLELEEKLGQSLAELNLSVRATNCLESEGINTVRDLVGRTEDQLLQVRNFGETTLIEVRERLGAIGLRLGMRVPQQTPMSQ is encoded by the coding sequence ATGAGAATCCGTTGGCGAAATCTCGAACTGCCCAGTCGCGTCATCCCCGCCGGCGAGCAGACCTACAGCTACGGTGCCTTCGTCGCCGAGCCCTTTGAGCGCGGCTTTGGCCACACGATTGCCAACAGCCTGCGGCGGATCCTGCTCTCCAGCCTCGAGGGAAGCGCGGTCACCCGCGTGAAGATCGCTGGTGTCCAGCACGAATTCACCACCATTCCGGGTGTGGTCGAAGACGTCACCGACATCTGCCTCAACCTCAAGTCGCTCGTCGTCAAGAATGTCAGCACGACGTCCAAGACGCTGCGGATCGAGAAGCACGAACGGGGTGTGGTGACCGGTGCCGACGTCATCACCGACGATCAGGTCGAAGTGATCAACAAGGACCTGATCATCGCCACGATGACCGACGACGTCCCGCTCAGCATGGAGCTGACCGTCGAGAACGGTCGCGGCTACGTCCCCGCCAGCGAGCAGTACGAGAAGATGCCCGAACTCGGGGCCATCCCGCTCGACGCCGCGTTCTCGCCGGTTACCCGCGTCCGGTACAAGGTCGAAGACACCCGCGTCGGCCAGCGGACGAACTACGACAAGCTGACCCTCGAAATCTGGACGAACGGCACGGTCTCTCCGGAGATGGCCATGGTGGAAGCCGCGAAGATCCTTCGCAAGCACCTCAACCCGTTCATCAACTACCGCGAGCCTGGCCCGGAACTGCCTCCCGAAGCCGGGCTCAAGGGAATGCTCGAAGCGACCGGTTACGCTCCGATCGATCTCGAGCTCGAAGAGAAGCTCGGACAGAGCCTCGCCGAACTCAACCTGTCGGTGCGGGCAACCAACTGTCTCGAGTCCGAAGGAATCAACACCGTTCGCGATCTCGTCGGACGGACCGAAGACCAGCTGCTTCAGGTCCGCAACTTCGGCGAGACCACCCTCATCGAGGTCCGCGAGCGGCTCGGGGCCATTGGACTCCGCTTGGGAATGCGAGTTCCCCAGCAGACCCCGATGTCCCAGTAG
- the rpsK gene encoding 30S ribosomal protein S11: MAKAKKKRTRRNVTRAVAHIKATFNNTTVTITDTNGDVLCWATAGTSGFKGSRKSTPFAAQRAAETCADRARKFGVKEMEVRVKGPGSGRESAITGLQISGISIKSIEDVTPLPHNGCRPRKKRRV, translated from the coding sequence GTGGCCAAGGCAAAGAAAAAGCGTACCCGCCGTAATGTCACGCGAGCGGTCGCCCATATCAAGGCGACGTTCAACAACACGACCGTGACCATCACCGACACGAACGGTGACGTTCTGTGCTGGGCAACCGCCGGAACCTCCGGATTCAAGGGTTCCCGCAAGAGCACTCCCTTCGCCGCCCAGCGGGCCGCCGAAACGTGTGCCGATCGTGCACGCAAGTTCGGCGTCAAGGAGATGGAAGTCCGGGTGAAGGGTCCCGGGTCGGGACGCGAAAGCGCCATCACCGGCCTGCAGATCTCGGGCATCTCGATCAAGAGCATCGAAGACGTCACGCCGCTGCCGCATAACGGCTGCCGCCCCCGCAAGAAGCGCCGCGTCTGA
- the rplE gene encoding 50S ribosomal protein L5, protein MARLAEQYKTNIMPTLSKELGRTNPHALPRIEKIVVSMGVGSAIQDRKILDEALANMTVITGQKPAVTRAKGSISQFRLREGMEIGCRVTLRKDRMYEFLDRLITLVLPRVRDFRGLSDKAFDGNGNYSLGLSEQLVFPEIDPDKVKHVQGMNIAIVTSTRSDDEARMLLREFGMPFKRELSA, encoded by the coding sequence ATGGCCCGGCTGGCGGAACAATACAAGACGAACATCATGCCCACGCTCTCCAAAGAGCTGGGGCGGACGAACCCCCACGCACTGCCCCGCATCGAAAAGATCGTGGTCAGCATGGGTGTGGGAAGCGCCATCCAGGATCGCAAGATCCTCGATGAGGCCCTCGCCAACATGACGGTGATCACCGGCCAGAAGCCGGCAGTCACCCGGGCCAAGGGCTCGATTTCGCAGTTTCGACTCCGTGAAGGCATGGAGATCGGCTGCCGCGTCACGTTGCGGAAAGACCGCATGTACGAGTTCCTCGATCGCCTGATCACCCTCGTACTCCCCCGCGTGCGTGACTTTCGCGGTCTGAGCGACAAGGCGTTCGACGGCAACGGCAACTACAGCCTGGGCCTCAGCGAACAGCTCGTGTTTCCCGAAATCGACCCCGACAAGGTGAAGCACGTGCAGGGGATGAATATCGCCATCGTCACCTCCACCCGGAGCGACGACGAGGCCCGCATGCTGCTGCGTGAGTTCGGCATGCCGTTCAAACGTGAATTGTCGGCCTGA
- the rpsH gene encoding 30S ribosomal protein S8, protein MMTDPIADMLTRIRNAVHIERPFVDIPVSKVKIGIAEALQREGYIWDFEVIEQEPQGILRVNLKYGPNGERVIQKIDRVSKPGRRIYSGSENIPEVLQGLGVSIISTNQGVLSSREARAKHVGGEILCRIY, encoded by the coding sequence ATGATGACCGACCCGATTGCAGACATGCTCACCCGGATCCGCAATGCGGTCCACATCGAGCGCCCCTTTGTTGACATCCCCGTCTCCAAGGTGAAAATCGGCATCGCCGAAGCCTTGCAGCGTGAAGGCTATATCTGGGATTTCGAGGTCATCGAACAGGAGCCTCAGGGAATCCTGCGAGTCAACCTCAAGTACGGCCCGAACGGCGAACGCGTCATCCAGAAGATCGACCGCGTCAGCAAGCCCGGCCGTCGCATCTACTCGGGCAGCGAAAACATCCCCGAAGTCCTCCAGGGGCTCGGCGTCAGCATTATTTCCACCAACCAGGGCGTGCTCAGCAGCCGCGAGGCCCGCGCCAAGCACGTCGGCGGCGAGATCCTCTGCCGGATCTATTGA
- the secY gene encoding preprotein translocase subunit SecY: MFSRLISIFRIPELRQKIILTLILLAVYRMGFAIPLPFIDQEQFGEMLQRLSQQQGSIGQMMQVVALFSASQLGNATIFGLGIMPYISASIIFQLLGTVYPPLEQLQKEGEAGRKKINEYTRYATVVICLGQSYFWIQMLRGGLGTGSGLILEEYDWWFFHLVGTITMTAGTVLLMWIGEQIDEYGIGNGISLLIMAGILAQMPGAGVQLLRPAFSGGSLNIGLGTEAGIDKLLLLGLLFVGVVVAVIAMTQAQRRIPIQSAKHVRGRRILGGQRQFLPLRVNQAGVMPIIFASSLLMFPMFAFSWLSQQFPNSSFMTNMAATFGGQGRGFIYNLCYIALIYFFCYFWTAITFNPKDMADNLKDYGSFVPGYRPGTRTADYLEQVMMRITYVGAGFLAVVAIIPTLVATSMNISFLIASFYGGTGLLIVVSVALDLIQKVDSHLVMRNKPGLLENEES; this comes from the coding sequence ATGTTTTCGCGACTGATCAGCATCTTCCGCATCCCCGAACTGCGCCAGAAGATCATCCTCACGCTGATCCTCCTGGCGGTGTACCGCATGGGGTTTGCAATCCCACTGCCGTTCATCGATCAGGAGCAGTTCGGCGAGATGCTGCAGCGGCTCTCGCAGCAGCAGGGCTCCATCGGCCAGATGATGCAGGTCGTGGCCCTCTTCTCCGCCTCCCAACTCGGCAATGCCACGATCTTCGGATTGGGCATCATGCCGTATATCTCAGCGTCGATCATCTTCCAGCTGCTCGGCACCGTCTATCCCCCTCTGGAACAGCTCCAGAAGGAAGGCGAAGCCGGACGCAAGAAGATCAACGAATACACCCGATACGCCACCGTCGTCATCTGTCTGGGCCAGAGCTACTTCTGGATCCAGATGCTCCGCGGCGGACTCGGCACCGGCAGCGGACTGATCCTTGAAGAATACGACTGGTGGTTCTTCCACCTGGTCGGCACGATCACCATGACGGCAGGCACCGTCCTGCTGATGTGGATCGGCGAGCAGATCGACGAATACGGCATCGGCAACGGCATCAGCCTGCTCATCATGGCGGGCATCCTCGCCCAGATGCCCGGAGCCGGGGTCCAGTTGCTGCGGCCTGCCTTCAGCGGTGGTTCGCTCAACATCGGACTGGGAACCGAGGCCGGAATCGACAAGCTGCTGCTCCTGGGACTGCTGTTCGTCGGCGTCGTCGTGGCGGTGATCGCCATGACGCAGGCTCAGCGACGCATCCCGATCCAGAGTGCCAAGCACGTTCGCGGTCGCCGCATCCTCGGCGGTCAGCGTCAGTTCCTGCCACTGAGGGTGAACCAGGCCGGCGTGATGCCCATCATCTTCGCCTCCAGCCTGCTCATGTTCCCCATGTTCGCGTTCAGCTGGCTCAGTCAGCAGTTCCCGAACTCGTCGTTCATGACCAACATGGCAGCGACCTTCGGCGGACAGGGGCGTGGATTCATCTACAACCTCTGCTACATCGCCCTGATCTACTTCTTCTGCTACTTCTGGACCGCCATCACCTTCAACCCGAAGGACATGGCTGACAACCTGAAGGACTACGGCAGCTTCGTCCCCGGGTATCGTCCCGGCACCCGAACCGCCGATTACCTCGAACAGGTCATGATGCGGATCACCTACGTCGGAGCCGGCTTCCTCGCGGTCGTCGCGATCATCCCGACGCTGGTCGCCACAAGCATGAACATCTCGTTCCTCATTGCCAGCTTCTATGGGGGAACGGGCCTGCTCATTGTGGTCTCCGTCGCCCTGGACCTGATCCAGAAGGTCGACAGCCACCTCGTCATGCGGAACAAGCCCGGCCTGCTCGAGAACGAAGAAAGCTGA
- the rplX gene encoding 50S ribosomal protein L24, translated as MKIKRNDTVLVTVGDDKGLTPRRVTQVLDGGERLIVEGVNLVYKHVRRGHPKSPQGGRLRMEMPIRSSNVVYYCESCQKGSRLGLRYADDGSKERFCKRCGTSVGRVSPPRETYAEK; from the coding sequence ATGAAAATCAAACGCAACGACACCGTTCTCGTCACTGTCGGCGATGACAAGGGACTGACGCCCCGACGCGTCACCCAGGTCCTCGACGGCGGAGAGCGCCTCATCGTCGAAGGTGTTAACCTCGTCTACAAGCACGTCCGCCGCGGGCACCCGAAAAGCCCGCAGGGAGGACGCCTGCGAATGGAAATGCCCATCCGCAGCAGCAACGTCGTCTACTACTGTGAATCGTGCCAGAAGGGCAGCCGCCTCGGTTTGCGGTACGCCGATGACGGCTCGAAAGAACGTTTTTGTAAACGCTGCGGGACCTCGGTCGGACGGGTCAGCCCGCCGCGAGAGACATACGCGGAGAAGTGA
- a CDS encoding type Z 30S ribosomal protein S14 yields the protein MASKSKIAKANRTPKFSTRSERRCQLCGRPRAVYRKFQICRICFRNLCLDGMIPGAKKASW from the coding sequence ATGGCCAGCAAGTCAAAGATCGCCAAGGCGAACCGGACGCCCAAGTTCAGCACCCGCAGCGAACGACGCTGCCAGCTCTGCGGTCGTCCCCGCGCCGTTTACCGCAAGTTCCAGATCTGCCGGATCTGTTTCCGCAATCTCTGCCTCGATGGAATGATCCCGGGAGCCAAGAAAGCCAGCTGGTGA
- the rpmJ gene encoding 50S ribosomal protein L36, with translation MKVRSSVKRVCESCKIVRRKGRNFVICSANPRHKQRQG, from the coding sequence ATGAAGGTGCGATCGAGCGTCAAGCGCGTCTGCGAAAGCTGCAAGATTGTGCGTCGCAAGGGCAGAAACTTCGTGATCTGTTCCGCCAACCCCCGCCATAAACAGCGTCAGGGGTGA
- the rpsQ gene encoding 30S ribosomal protein S17: MRKRLIGTVTSDKNSKTRRVEVKRLFQHPKYGKIVRGRTVCHVHDENNDSHQGDTVEIVESRPFSRLKRWELVRVVSAAADLRAAAAKEQELAADESEPEAAEGAAT, from the coding sequence ATGAGAAAGCGACTGATCGGAACGGTCACGAGCGACAAAAACTCCAAGACCCGTCGGGTCGAGGTGAAGCGACTGTTTCAGCATCCCAAGTACGGCAAGATCGTCCGCGGACGCACGGTCTGCCATGTCCACGACGAGAACAACGACTCACACCAGGGCGACACGGTCGAGATCGTCGAGTCCCGGCCCTTCTCCCGCCTGAAACGGTGGGAACTGGTGCGCGTCGTCTCCGCAGCCGCTGACCTTCGTGCGGCTGCCGCCAAGGAACAAGAGCTCGCTGCCGACGAAAGTGAGCCGGAAGCAGCGGAAGGGGCGGCCACATGA
- the rplN gene encoding 50S ribosomal protein L14, translating into MIQMQTLLDVADNSGAKVVRCIRVLGGTRRRTAGLGDIVVVSVQKAIAGAPDQVRSGRVTRGVVVRCKKGTRRSDGSYVRFDRNAIVLVDGDGNPRGTRIFGAVARELRERRFMKIVSLASEVV; encoded by the coding sequence ATGATCCAGATGCAGACATTGCTCGATGTCGCGGACAACTCCGGTGCGAAGGTGGTCCGCTGCATTCGCGTGCTCGGCGGCACCCGTCGTCGCACCGCGGGCCTGGGTGACATCGTTGTCGTCAGTGTCCAGAAGGCCATCGCCGGTGCTCCGGATCAGGTCCGTTCCGGACGCGTGACCCGCGGCGTCGTCGTCCGCTGCAAGAAGGGCACCCGACGTTCCGACGGCAGCTATGTCCGCTTCGACCGGAACGCCATCGTTCTCGTTGACGGGGACGGCAACCCGCGCGGCACCCGCATCTTCGGTGCGGTCGCCCGTGAGCTTCGCGAGCGGCGGTTCATGAAGATTGTCAGCCTCGCGAGTGAGGTGGTCTGA
- the rplP gene encoding 50S ribosomal protein L16: protein MALMPKRVKHRKSQRGRIKGSATRGNTVVFGEWGLQATQPGHISATTIEACRIAANQYIRGDGKLYIRIFPDKSVTARPLETRMGKGKGEPDHWVAVVRPGTVLFEIAGASRDAARDCFNRVAHKLPVRVRFVERRPIG from the coding sequence ATGGCACTCATGCCAAAGCGGGTCAAACACCGCAAAAGCCAAAGAGGTCGCATAAAAGGTAGTGCAACGCGTGGGAATACGGTTGTCTTCGGCGAATGGGGTCTCCAGGCGACACAGCCCGGCCACATTTCCGCGACGACGATCGAAGCCTGCCGTATCGCTGCCAATCAGTACATTCGTGGCGATGGAAAGCTCTACATCCGGATCTTTCCTGACAAGTCCGTCACGGCCCGTCCGCTCGAAACGCGAATGGGTAAAGGTAAGGGTGAACCGGACCACTGGGTCGCCGTCGTGCGTCCCGGTACCGTCCTGTTCGAAATCGCCGGCGCCAGCCGCGATGCGGCACGCGACTGTTTCAATCGTGTCGCTCACAAGCTGCCCGTCCGGGTGCGGTTCGTCGAACGGCGGCCGATCGGTTAG
- the rpmC gene encoding 50S ribosomal protein L29, translated as MTSAAELREMNDEQLEFALKEAQQDLFRLRFQASTEKLDAPSNLRKLRREIARIKTIAHERQLGAVSSEQPSA; from the coding sequence ATGACTTCGGCAGCGGAACTTCGGGAAATGAACGACGAGCAACTTGAGTTCGCGCTCAAGGAAGCTCAGCAGGACCTGTTCCGGTTGCGGTTCCAGGCGTCGACCGAAAAGCTCGACGCTCCCAGCAACCTCCGGAAGCTCCGTCGCGAAATCGCCCGGATCAAGACCATTGCCCACGAGCGACAGCTTGGCGCTGTCAGCTCCGAGCAGCCGTCAGCGTGA
- the rplV gene encoding 50S ribosomal protein L22 gives MATVKATHKFARISATKVRPFADLVRGMTVQEGLDALRYLPNRGARFLEQVLKSAAANAEDRGARNVERLKIIEARVDGGPMFKRLQPRARGMAFLIKKRFSHIRVGIDAPEVN, from the coding sequence ATGGCAACGGTTAAGGCAACTCACAAATTCGCGCGGATCTCTGCGACGAAGGTCCGGCCATTCGCCGACCTCGTTCGCGGCATGACCGTGCAGGAAGGTCTCGACGCGCTCCGTTACCTCCCGAACCGTGGAGCACGGTTCCTCGAGCAGGTGCTCAAGAGTGCGGCCGCCAACGCGGAAGACCGTGGCGCCCGTAATGTCGAGCGGCTCAAGATCATTGAAGCCCGCGTCGACGGCGGCCCCATGTTCAAGCGTCTGCAGCCGCGGGCACGAGGCATGGCCTTCCTCATCAAGAAGCGGTTTTCACACATTCGCGTCGGGATTGATGCCCCCGAAGTGAATTAG
- the rpsE gene encoding 30S ribosomal protein S5: MATASTSPEKVIQIRRCACVVKGGRRFSFAALVVVGDENGRVGWGYGKATEVPASVDKATKQANRRMVNVSLDGTTIPHQVKGRFGAARVLLMPASPGTGIIAGAAVRSVVESLGVKDILTKSYGSNNPVNLVKATFDALNQLRTRDEVARLRGVEL, from the coding sequence ATGGCAACGGCTTCGACATCCCCGGAAAAGGTGATCCAGATCCGCCGCTGTGCGTGCGTGGTCAAGGGTGGACGCCGCTTCAGCTTCGCTGCTCTGGTCGTCGTTGGTGACGAGAACGGACGCGTCGGCTGGGGCTATGGCAAGGCCACCGAGGTCCCCGCTTCCGTCGACAAGGCGACCAAGCAGGCCAACCGCCGCATGGTCAATGTCTCACTCGATGGGACGACGATTCCCCACCAGGTCAAGGGCCGCTTCGGCGCCGCCCGCGTCCTGCTCATGCCGGCCAGCCCCGGTACCGGCATCATCGCCGGTGCGGCTGTCCGCTCCGTCGTCGAATCCCTCGGAGTCAAGGACATCCTCACCAAGAGCTACGGGTCCAACAATCCCGTCAACCTGGTGAAGGCCACCTTCGATGCTCTCAATCAGCTGCGGACGCGCGATGAAGTCGCCCGCCTGCGAGGAGTGGAACTCTAA
- the rplR gene encoding 50S ribosomal protein L18: MRLEKKIAKQRQRRRFRVRNRVRATGRPRLTVFRSNKHIYAQIIDDAAGVTLVSASTAEKDLGGAGSYQGNCDAATRVGETVAQRAVEKGIKEVAFDRGPYRFHGRVAALASAARKGGLDF, translated from the coding sequence ATGAGACTCGAAAAGAAAATTGCCAAGCAGCGGCAGCGTCGTCGGTTCCGCGTCCGCAACCGCGTTCGCGCCACCGGACGTCCCCGACTGACGGTTTTCCGCAGCAACAAGCACATCTACGCCCAGATCATCGACGATGCCGCCGGCGTGACCCTCGTGTCCGCCAGCACCGCCGAAAAGGATCTGGGAGGTGCCGGCTCCTACCAGGGCAACTGTGACGCCGCGACCCGCGTCGGAGAAACCGTCGCTCAGCGTGCCGTCGAGAAGGGCATCAAGGAAGTCGCCTTCGACCGTGGTCCGTACAGGTTCCACGGCCGCGTCGCGGCCCTCGCATCGGCAGCCCGCAAGGGCGGTCTGGATTTCTAG